From Panicum hallii strain FIL2 chromosome 2, PHallii_v3.1, whole genome shotgun sequence, a single genomic window includes:
- the LOC112881004 gene encoding cationic peroxidase 2-like, whose protein sequence is MDKLLAAQLSSSPPCPGRLHLLFHDCFVAGCDASILLDGPNTEKTALQNNGLFGYDLIDDIKTTLENACPGVVSCADIIVAATRDVVGMCGGPIYQVQLGRRDGMVSQASMASISARPQRRHPHRH, encoded by the exons ATGGATAAG CTCCTCGCCGCCCAGCtcagctcctcgccgccgtgccccggccgcCTCCACCTGCTCTTCCACGACTGCTTCGTCGCC GGGTGCGACGCGTCGATCCTGCTGGACGGGCCCAACACGGAGAAGACGGCGCTGCAGAACAACGGCCTCTTCGGCTACGACTTGATCGACGACATCAAGACGACGCTCGAGAATGCGTGCCCCGGCGTTGTCTCCTGCGCCGACATCATCGTCGCCGCAACAAGGGATGTCGTTGGCATG TGCGGAGGGCCGATCTACCAAGTGCAACTGGGAAGAAGGGACGGCATGGTGTCACAAGCGTCCATGGCGAGCATTTCTGCCAGGCCCCAACGTCGACATCCCCACCGCCATTGA
- the LOC112879296 gene encoding uncharacterized protein LOC112879296, whose amino-acid sequence MARISPTDCVLLHANGFDGTNFPWNSTTALALTNQGCSIGATLSCPERPLLPTILFVECHGVDFINEPPRIIRAVEDTILFSVLIGPRPVVSPCKYEYFIYRVGDVPTLQLLPPPLDNFIDEDAGLLLHGESEFMVASLVSTRKFDFYELHRFDSRTGVWSQVVVRLVEPQMSFPFRITRNSSRLGYHLTSAVITIGGEGGRMGWVDLWRGILICDVLDSEPELRGVPLPLPMDLLTCNNGRGAEIGGYANPIRGIAVVGQCLRFVHLEAIISTASRTTLPTYSSDSDEETETFPDRVMSDWVIHTWSNSKMTASWEDWIVDCKARASHATIPRKVMSKMLNSGLLSPEGANPVRALGNLWVSHPAPGTDDGVVYLLARLKFEDPKAFIIALDTRENTLLGSANFATEKKRGAGIMYFPSNISKYIDPEDRSFPISKGVEDNYEESSLNEGTESVEFPFEKIIYSGLKCCW is encoded by the exons ATGGCTCGCATCTCACCCACCGATTGCGTCCTTCTCCACGCCAATGGCTTCGACGGCACCAACTTCCCTTGGAACTCCACCACCGCCTTGGCCTTGACCAATCAAGGTTGCAGCATCGGTGCGACCTTAAGCTGCCCCGAGCGTCCGCTGCTCCCCACAATCCTCTTCGTGGAATGCCATGGCGTTGACTTCATCAACGAGCCCCCACGCATCATCCGCGCGGTGGAAGACACCATCCTCTTCAGCGTCCTCATCGGTCCTCGGCCAGTCGTCTCGCCGTGCAAGTACGAATACTTCATCTACCGGGTCGGGGACGTTCCGACGCTTCAGCTGCTGCCGCCCCCGCTTGACAACTTCATAGACGAGGATGCAGGCCTCCTTCTCCACGGGGAAAGCGAATTCATGGTGGCCTCGTTGGTCTCTACACGCAAATTTGACTTCTACGAGCTCCACCGCTTCGACTCCAGGACTGGGGTGTGGAGCCAAGTGGTGGTGCGATTGGTGGAGCCGCAGATGTCGTTCCCCTTCAGGATCACCAGGAACTCAAGCCGACTTGGCTACCATCTCACGTCCGCCGTGATCACCATCGGAGGCGAAGGTGGAAGGATGGGCTGGGTCGATCTCTGGCGTGGCATCCTCATCTGTGACGTGCTCGATTCGGAGCCTGAGCTCCGTGGCGTGCCCCTGCCGTTGCCGATGGACCTGCTGACATGCAACAATGGTCGGGGAGCTGAGATAGGAGGCTACGCAAATCCCATCCGCGGGATTGCCGTCGTCGGTCAATGCCTCAGGTTTGTTCATTTGGAAGCCATCATCTCCACCGCCTCCAGGACTACTCTGCCTACTTATAGCAGCGACAGTGACGAAGAAACAGAAACCTTTCCTGACCGGGTGATGTCTGACTGGGTGATCCATACATGGAGCAACTCCAAGATGACTGCCTCCTGGGAGGACTGGATCGTGGACTGCAAGGCCAGAGCATCCCACGCCACGATCCCCAGAAAGGTCATGTCAAAGATGCTAAACTCCGGATTGCTGTCACCTGAAGGAGCAAATCCAGTGCGAGCCTTGGGGAACCTCTGGGTGTCCCACCCAGCTCCTGGCACTGATGATGGTGTCGTATACCTGCTGGCCAGACTCAAATTCGAGGACCCGAAGGCATTCATCATCGCTCTTGACACCAGGGAGAATACTCTGCTAGGCTCAGCCAATTTCGCCACTGAAAAGAAACGCGGTGCTGGCATCATGTATTTCCCAAGTAACATCTCAAAGTATATCGACCCAGAGGATAGGAGTTTTCCTATCTCCAAAG GTGTTGAAGATAACTACGAGGAGTCAAGCCTGAATGAAGGCACTGAATCTGTTGAGTTTCCGTTTGAAAAGATAATTTACTCTGGCTTGAAGTGTTGTTGGTAG